In Emys orbicularis isolate rEmyOrb1 chromosome 16, rEmyOrb1.hap1, whole genome shotgun sequence, a genomic segment contains:
- the LOC135890197 gene encoding vacuolar protein sorting-associated protein 29-like isoform X2, whose protein sequence is MLVLVLGDLHIPHRCNSLPAKFKKLLVPGKIQHILCTGNLCTKESYDYLKTLAGDVHVVRGDFDEKHHSFVCTDGYPGIHSCDLCVSTHWG, encoded by the exons atg TTGGTGTTAGTATTAGGAGACCTTCACATCCCACATCGATGCAACAGCCTGCCGGCTAAATTCAAAAAACTGCTGGTTCCAGGCAAGATCCAGCACATCCTCTGCACCGGAAATCTCTGCACCAAGGAGAGCTATGACTACCTCAAGACTCTGGCTGGGGATGTTCACGTGGTCAGAGGGGACTTCGATGAG AAACATCATTCCTTCGTTTGTACTGATGGATATCCAGGCATCCACAGTTGTGACTTATGTGTATCAACTCATTGGGGATGA
- the LOC135890197 gene encoding vacuolar protein sorting-associated protein 29-like isoform X1 — MLVLVLGDLHIPHRCNSLPAKFKKLLVPGKIQHILCTGNLCTKESYDYLKTLAGDVHVVRGDFDENLNYPEQKVVTVGQFKIGLIHGHQVIPWGDTASLALLQRQLDVDILISGHTHKFEAFEHENKFYINPGSATGAYNALEINIIPSFVLMDIQASTVVTYVYQLIGDDVKVERIEYKKP, encoded by the exons atg TTGGTGTTAGTATTAGGAGACCTTCACATCCCACATCGATGCAACAGCCTGCCGGCTAAATTCAAAAAACTGCTGGTTCCAGGCAAGATCCAGCACATCCTCTGCACCGGAAATCTCTGCACCAAGGAGAGCTATGACTACCTCAAGACTCTGGCTGGGGATGTTCACGTGGTCAGAGGGGACTTCGATGAG AACCTGAATTACCCAGAACAGAAAGTTGTAACTGTTGGGCAGTTTAAAATTGGGCTGATCCATGGCCATCAGGTTATTCCGTGGGGTGACACGGCCAGCCTGGcactgctgcagaggcagctggatgTGGACATTCTGATTTCAGGGCATACACATAAATTTGAGGCATTCGAACATGAAAACAAGTTCTACATCAATCCAGGATCGGCCACGGGAGCCTATAATGCCTTGGAGAT AAACATCATTCCTTCGTTTGTACTGATGGATATCCAGGCATCCACAGTTGTGACTTATGTGTATCAACTCATTGGGGATGATGTGAAAGTAGAAAGAATTGAATACAAAAAGCCCTAA